In Chloroflexota bacterium, the sequence GAGACCCGCGATTCCAAGCAGGCCGGGGGCACAGCCCCGCCGCGTATATCGCCGGTACCGAAGAAGAGATGCAGCGCCTGCCTCCGCCCGCCGGGAAAGAGGGGTTCAGCGGCCGATTCCCGAGCTTCGTCGATCTGGCCACTGGCGCCATCAGGCGCGAAAGCGCCGACCAAATCACCCTGTACCTGAACGTCGGCAACCAGGGACTCCAGTTCGCCGCCGTCGGCTCGCTCGTCTATGAGCGATGCCGCGAGCGAAACCTGGGTCGATCCATCCCTACCGAGTGGTTCTTGCAGGACATTCGAGACTAGCGAAAGGCCCTGGCGGTCCAGGCTGCCGCGCCCCACAAAGGGGACCCGGCCAATGTTGCCATACCAAATTGGAGGCTGAACATG encodes:
- a CDS encoding ornithine cyclodeaminase family protein — protein: LEPGMHVTNLGPAELPQLLFERADVIVRQGQSGVTVPEGDPRFQAGRGHSPAAYIAGTEEEMQRLPPPAGKEGFSGRFPSFVDLATGAIRRESADQITLYLNVGNQGLQFAAVGSLVYERCRERNLGRSIPTEWFLQDIRD